In Melanotaenia boesemani isolate fMelBoe1 chromosome 16, fMelBoe1.pri, whole genome shotgun sequence, the following proteins share a genomic window:
- the klc1b gene encoding kinesin light chain 1b isoform X3 — protein MSTMVYPREEKLEKLSQEEIISNTKLVIQGLEALKNEHNSILHSLLETIKCLKKDEEANLVHEKSNLLRKSVEMIELGLGEAQVMMALSNHLNAVESEKQKLRAQVRRLCQENQWLRDELANTQQKLQKSEQSVAQLEEEKKHLEFMNQLKKYDEDVSPTQEEKDRETPKDSLDDLFPNDEEEHGQGMQHQHNSAAVAAAQQGGYEIPARLRTLHNLVIQYASQGRYEVAVPLCKQALEDLEKTSGHDHPDVATMLNILALVYRDQNKYKEAAHLLNDALSIREKTLGKDHPAVAATLNNLAVLYGKRGKYKEAEPLCKRALEIREKVLGKDHPDVAKQLNNLALLCQNQGKYEEVEYYYCRALEIYECRLGPDDPNVAKTKNNLASCFLKQGKYKEAEILYKEILTRAHEKEFGSVDAENKPIWMHAEEREEMSKGKHRDNTPYGEYGGWYKACKVNSPTVNTTLRNLGALYRRQGKLEAAETLEECAMRSRKQGIDPINQTRVVEILKDTDGDRRRSRDSLASVKYESGSETGEEVSMGVEWNGDGSGALQRSGSLGKLREVLRRSSEMLVKKLQGNGPPEPRNTNMKRAASLNYLNKTSDDSFQTRGGSHFRESRGLSSSTVDLYTGN, from the exons ATGTCCACTATGGTGTATCCACGGGAAGAGAAGCTCGAGAAGCTTTCTCAGGAGGAGATCATCTCCAACACCAAGCTGGTGATCCAGGGTCTGGAGGCCCTGAAAAACGAGCACAACTCAATCCTCCACAGCCTACTGGAGACCATCAAGTGCCTAAAGAAGGATGAAGAGGCCAACCTGGTCCATGAGAAGTCCAATCTGCTCCGCAAGTCAGTGGAGATGATAGAACTGGGTCTGGGAGAAGCACAG GTGATGATGGCCCTGTCCAACCACCTGAACGCAGTGGAGTCCGAGAAGCAGAAGCTGCGTGCACAGGTGAGGAGGCTTTGCCAGGAAAACCAGTGGCTGCGTGACGAGCTGGCCAACACCCAGCAGAAGCTGCAGAAGAGTGAGCAGAGTGTGGcccagctggaggaggagaagaagcacCTGGAGTTCATGAACCAGCTCAAAAAATATGATGAAGATGTCTCACCAACT CAGgaggagaaagacagagaaacacCAAAGGATTCCCTGGACGACCTCTTCCCCAATGACGAGGAGGAGCATGGCCAAGGAA TGCAGCACCAACATAACAGTGCAGCTGTGGCTGCAGCCCAACAGGGTGGCTACGAGATCCCAGCCCGCCTGAGAACCCTGCACAACCTGGTGATCCAGTATGCCTCTCAGGGCAGGTACGAGGTGGCGGTGCCCCTCTGCAAGCAAGCTTTGGAGGACCTGGAAAAGACCTCTGGACATGACCATCCTGATGTGGCCACCATGCTTAACATCTTGGCCTTGGTCTACAG GGATCAGAACAAATATAAAGAGGCAGCCCATCTGCTCAACGATGCACTATCCATCCGTGAGAAGACCCTGGGCAAAGACCATCCAGCC GTCGCTGCAACACTGAACAACTTGGCCGTGTTGTATGGAAAGAGAGGGAAGTACAAGGAGGCTGAGCCCCTGTGTAAGAGGGCTCTGGAGATCCGAGAGAAG GTCCTGGGGAAGGATCACCCAGACGTGGCCAAACAGCTGAACAACCTGGCCCTGCTGTGCCAGAACCAGGGCAAATATGAGGAAGTGGAGTATTACTACTGCCGTGCCCTGGAGATCTATGAGTGCAGGCTGGGCCCAGATGATCCCAATGTGGCCAAAACCAAGAACAACCTG gCATCCTGCTTCCTTAAACAGGGGAAATACAAGGAGGCTGAAATTCTGTACAAAGAGATTCTGACTCGTGCTCACGAGAAAGAGTTTGGATCTGTTGATG CTGAGAACAAACCCATCTGGATGCATGCAGAGGAAAGAGAGGAGATGAGCAAG GGCAAGCACAGAGACAACACTCCATACGGAGAGTACGGTGGCTGGTACAAGGCCTGCAAAGTCAACAG CCCTACAGTGAACACCACCCTGAGGAACCTGGGTGCCCTGTACCGCCGGCAGGGCAAGCTAGAGGCTGCTGAGACCCTGGAGGAGTGTGCCATGAGGTCCCGCAAGCAG GGTATCGACCCCATCAACCAAACGCGTGTGGTGGAGATCCTGAAGGACACGGACGGGGATAGGCGGAGGAGCAGGGACAGCCTGGCCAGCGTTAAGTACGAGAGCGGCTCTGAGACGGGCGAGGAAGTGAGTATGGGCGTGGAGTGGAACGGG gatGGCAGTGGGGCCCTCCAGCGCAGCGGTTCTCTGGGAAAACTCAGAGAGGTTTTACGTCGCAGCAGTGAGATGCTGGTGAAGAAACTGCAGGGCAATGGACCACCTGAACCTCGCAATACCAA CATGAAGAGAGCTGCTTCTTTGAATTACCTGAACAAAACCAGCGATGACTCCTTCCAG ACCCGAGGAGGCAGTCATTTCAGGGAGAGCCGGGGCTTGAGCTCCAGCACTGTGGATCTCTACACTGGAAACTGA
- the klc1b gene encoding kinesin light chain 1b isoform X6 — translation MSTMVYPREEKLEKLSQEEIISNTKLVIQGLEALKNEHNSILHSLLETIKCLKKDEEANLVHEKSNLLRKSVEMIELGLGEAQVMMALSNHLNAVESEKQKLRAQVRRLCQENQWLRDELANTQQKLQKSEQSVAQLEEEKKHLEFMNQLKKYDEDVSPTQEEKDRETPKDSLDDLFPNDEEEHGQGMQHQHNSAAVAAAQQGGYEIPARLRTLHNLVIQYASQGRYEVAVPLCKQALEDLEKTSGHDHPDVATMLNILALVYRDQNKYKEAAHLLNDALSIREKTLGKDHPAVAATLNNLAVLYGKRGKYKEAEPLCKRALEIREKVLGKDHPDVAKQLNNLALLCQNQGKYEEVEYYYCRALEIYECRLGPDDPNVAKTKNNLASCFLKQGKYKEAEILYKEILTRAHEKEFGSVDAENKPIWMHAEEREEMSKGKHRDNTPYGEYGGWYKACKVNSPTVNTTLRNLGALYRRQGKLEAAETLEECAMRSRKQSNTGIDPINQTRVVEILKDTDGDRRRSRDSLASVKYESGSETGEEA, via the exons ATGTCCACTATGGTGTATCCACGGGAAGAGAAGCTCGAGAAGCTTTCTCAGGAGGAGATCATCTCCAACACCAAGCTGGTGATCCAGGGTCTGGAGGCCCTGAAAAACGAGCACAACTCAATCCTCCACAGCCTACTGGAGACCATCAAGTGCCTAAAGAAGGATGAAGAGGCCAACCTGGTCCATGAGAAGTCCAATCTGCTCCGCAAGTCAGTGGAGATGATAGAACTGGGTCTGGGAGAAGCACAG GTGATGATGGCCCTGTCCAACCACCTGAACGCAGTGGAGTCCGAGAAGCAGAAGCTGCGTGCACAGGTGAGGAGGCTTTGCCAGGAAAACCAGTGGCTGCGTGACGAGCTGGCCAACACCCAGCAGAAGCTGCAGAAGAGTGAGCAGAGTGTGGcccagctggaggaggagaagaagcacCTGGAGTTCATGAACCAGCTCAAAAAATATGATGAAGATGTCTCACCAACT CAGgaggagaaagacagagaaacacCAAAGGATTCCCTGGACGACCTCTTCCCCAATGACGAGGAGGAGCATGGCCAAGGAA TGCAGCACCAACATAACAGTGCAGCTGTGGCTGCAGCCCAACAGGGTGGCTACGAGATCCCAGCCCGCCTGAGAACCCTGCACAACCTGGTGATCCAGTATGCCTCTCAGGGCAGGTACGAGGTGGCGGTGCCCCTCTGCAAGCAAGCTTTGGAGGACCTGGAAAAGACCTCTGGACATGACCATCCTGATGTGGCCACCATGCTTAACATCTTGGCCTTGGTCTACAG GGATCAGAACAAATATAAAGAGGCAGCCCATCTGCTCAACGATGCACTATCCATCCGTGAGAAGACCCTGGGCAAAGACCATCCAGCC GTCGCTGCAACACTGAACAACTTGGCCGTGTTGTATGGAAAGAGAGGGAAGTACAAGGAGGCTGAGCCCCTGTGTAAGAGGGCTCTGGAGATCCGAGAGAAG GTCCTGGGGAAGGATCACCCAGACGTGGCCAAACAGCTGAACAACCTGGCCCTGCTGTGCCAGAACCAGGGCAAATATGAGGAAGTGGAGTATTACTACTGCCGTGCCCTGGAGATCTATGAGTGCAGGCTGGGCCCAGATGATCCCAATGTGGCCAAAACCAAGAACAACCTG gCATCCTGCTTCCTTAAACAGGGGAAATACAAGGAGGCTGAAATTCTGTACAAAGAGATTCTGACTCGTGCTCACGAGAAAGAGTTTGGATCTGTTGATG CTGAGAACAAACCCATCTGGATGCATGCAGAGGAAAGAGAGGAGATGAGCAAG GGCAAGCACAGAGACAACACTCCATACGGAGAGTACGGTGGCTGGTACAAGGCCTGCAAAGTCAACAG CCCTACAGTGAACACCACCCTGAGGAACCTGGGTGCCCTGTACCGCCGGCAGGGCAAGCTAGAGGCTGCTGAGACCCTGGAGGAGTGTGCCATGAGGTCCCGCAAGCAG AGCAACACA GGTATCGACCCCATCAACCAAACGCGTGTGGTGGAGATCCTGAAGGACACGGACGGGGATAGGCGGAGGAGCAGGGACAGCCTGGCCAGCGTTAAGTACGAGAGCGGCTCTGAGACGGGCGAGGAA GCCTAA
- the klc1b gene encoding kinesin light chain 1b isoform X2, translated as MSTMVYPREEKLEKLSQEEIISNTKLVIQGLEALKNEHNSILHSLLETIKCLKKDEEANLVHEKSNLLRKSVEMIELGLGEAQVMMALSNHLNAVESEKQKLRAQVRRLCQENQWLRDELANTQQKLQKSEQSVAQLEEEKKHLEFMNQLKKYDEDVSPTEEKDRETPKDSLDDLFPNDEEEHGQGMQHQHNSAAVAAAQQGGYEIPARLRTLHNLVIQYASQGRYEVAVPLCKQALEDLEKTSGHDHPDVATMLNILALVYRDQNKYKEAAHLLNDALSIREKTLGKDHPAVAATLNNLAVLYGKRGKYKEAEPLCKRALEIREKVLGKDHPDVAKQLNNLALLCQNQGKYEEVEYYYCRALEIYECRLGPDDPNVAKTKNNLASCFLKQGKYKEAEILYKEILTRAHEKEFGSVDAENKPIWMHAEEREEMSKGKHRDNTPYGEYGGWYKACKVNSPTVNTTLRNLGALYRRQGKLEAAETLEECAMRSRKQSNTGIDPINQTRVVEILKDTDGDRRRSRDSLASVKYESGSETGEEVSMGVEWNGDGSGALQRSGSLGKLREVLRRSSEMLVKKLQGNGPPEPRNTNMKRAASLNYLNKTSDDSFQTRGGSHFRESRGLSSSTVDLYTGN; from the exons ATGTCCACTATGGTGTATCCACGGGAAGAGAAGCTCGAGAAGCTTTCTCAGGAGGAGATCATCTCCAACACCAAGCTGGTGATCCAGGGTCTGGAGGCCCTGAAAAACGAGCACAACTCAATCCTCCACAGCCTACTGGAGACCATCAAGTGCCTAAAGAAGGATGAAGAGGCCAACCTGGTCCATGAGAAGTCCAATCTGCTCCGCAAGTCAGTGGAGATGATAGAACTGGGTCTGGGAGAAGCACAG GTGATGATGGCCCTGTCCAACCACCTGAACGCAGTGGAGTCCGAGAAGCAGAAGCTGCGTGCACAGGTGAGGAGGCTTTGCCAGGAAAACCAGTGGCTGCGTGACGAGCTGGCCAACACCCAGCAGAAGCTGCAGAAGAGTGAGCAGAGTGTGGcccagctggaggaggagaagaagcacCTGGAGTTCATGAACCAGCTCAAAAAATATGATGAAGATGTCTCACCAACT gaggagaaagacagagaaacacCAAAGGATTCCCTGGACGACCTCTTCCCCAATGACGAGGAGGAGCATGGCCAAGGAA TGCAGCACCAACATAACAGTGCAGCTGTGGCTGCAGCCCAACAGGGTGGCTACGAGATCCCAGCCCGCCTGAGAACCCTGCACAACCTGGTGATCCAGTATGCCTCTCAGGGCAGGTACGAGGTGGCGGTGCCCCTCTGCAAGCAAGCTTTGGAGGACCTGGAAAAGACCTCTGGACATGACCATCCTGATGTGGCCACCATGCTTAACATCTTGGCCTTGGTCTACAG GGATCAGAACAAATATAAAGAGGCAGCCCATCTGCTCAACGATGCACTATCCATCCGTGAGAAGACCCTGGGCAAAGACCATCCAGCC GTCGCTGCAACACTGAACAACTTGGCCGTGTTGTATGGAAAGAGAGGGAAGTACAAGGAGGCTGAGCCCCTGTGTAAGAGGGCTCTGGAGATCCGAGAGAAG GTCCTGGGGAAGGATCACCCAGACGTGGCCAAACAGCTGAACAACCTGGCCCTGCTGTGCCAGAACCAGGGCAAATATGAGGAAGTGGAGTATTACTACTGCCGTGCCCTGGAGATCTATGAGTGCAGGCTGGGCCCAGATGATCCCAATGTGGCCAAAACCAAGAACAACCTG gCATCCTGCTTCCTTAAACAGGGGAAATACAAGGAGGCTGAAATTCTGTACAAAGAGATTCTGACTCGTGCTCACGAGAAAGAGTTTGGATCTGTTGATG CTGAGAACAAACCCATCTGGATGCATGCAGAGGAAAGAGAGGAGATGAGCAAG GGCAAGCACAGAGACAACACTCCATACGGAGAGTACGGTGGCTGGTACAAGGCCTGCAAAGTCAACAG CCCTACAGTGAACACCACCCTGAGGAACCTGGGTGCCCTGTACCGCCGGCAGGGCAAGCTAGAGGCTGCTGAGACCCTGGAGGAGTGTGCCATGAGGTCCCGCAAGCAG AGCAACACA GGTATCGACCCCATCAACCAAACGCGTGTGGTGGAGATCCTGAAGGACACGGACGGGGATAGGCGGAGGAGCAGGGACAGCCTGGCCAGCGTTAAGTACGAGAGCGGCTCTGAGACGGGCGAGGAAGTGAGTATGGGCGTGGAGTGGAACGGG gatGGCAGTGGGGCCCTCCAGCGCAGCGGTTCTCTGGGAAAACTCAGAGAGGTTTTACGTCGCAGCAGTGAGATGCTGGTGAAGAAACTGCAGGGCAATGGACCACCTGAACCTCGCAATACCAA CATGAAGAGAGCTGCTTCTTTGAATTACCTGAACAAAACCAGCGATGACTCCTTCCAG ACCCGAGGAGGCAGTCATTTCAGGGAGAGCCGGGGCTTGAGCTCCAGCACTGTGGATCTCTACACTGGAAACTGA
- the klc1b gene encoding kinesin light chain 1b isoform X1 has translation MSTMVYPREEKLEKLSQEEIISNTKLVIQGLEALKNEHNSILHSLLETIKCLKKDEEANLVHEKSNLLRKSVEMIELGLGEAQVMMALSNHLNAVESEKQKLRAQVRRLCQENQWLRDELANTQQKLQKSEQSVAQLEEEKKHLEFMNQLKKYDEDVSPTQEEKDRETPKDSLDDLFPNDEEEHGQGMQHQHNSAAVAAAQQGGYEIPARLRTLHNLVIQYASQGRYEVAVPLCKQALEDLEKTSGHDHPDVATMLNILALVYRDQNKYKEAAHLLNDALSIREKTLGKDHPAVAATLNNLAVLYGKRGKYKEAEPLCKRALEIREKVLGKDHPDVAKQLNNLALLCQNQGKYEEVEYYYCRALEIYECRLGPDDPNVAKTKNNLASCFLKQGKYKEAEILYKEILTRAHEKEFGSVDAENKPIWMHAEEREEMSKGKHRDNTPYGEYGGWYKACKVNSPTVNTTLRNLGALYRRQGKLEAAETLEECAMRSRKQSNTGIDPINQTRVVEILKDTDGDRRRSRDSLASVKYESGSETGEEVSMGVEWNGDGSGALQRSGSLGKLREVLRRSSEMLVKKLQGNGPPEPRNTNMKRAASLNYLNKTSDDSFQTRGGSHFRESRGLSSSTVDLYTGN, from the exons ATGTCCACTATGGTGTATCCACGGGAAGAGAAGCTCGAGAAGCTTTCTCAGGAGGAGATCATCTCCAACACCAAGCTGGTGATCCAGGGTCTGGAGGCCCTGAAAAACGAGCACAACTCAATCCTCCACAGCCTACTGGAGACCATCAAGTGCCTAAAGAAGGATGAAGAGGCCAACCTGGTCCATGAGAAGTCCAATCTGCTCCGCAAGTCAGTGGAGATGATAGAACTGGGTCTGGGAGAAGCACAG GTGATGATGGCCCTGTCCAACCACCTGAACGCAGTGGAGTCCGAGAAGCAGAAGCTGCGTGCACAGGTGAGGAGGCTTTGCCAGGAAAACCAGTGGCTGCGTGACGAGCTGGCCAACACCCAGCAGAAGCTGCAGAAGAGTGAGCAGAGTGTGGcccagctggaggaggagaagaagcacCTGGAGTTCATGAACCAGCTCAAAAAATATGATGAAGATGTCTCACCAACT CAGgaggagaaagacagagaaacacCAAAGGATTCCCTGGACGACCTCTTCCCCAATGACGAGGAGGAGCATGGCCAAGGAA TGCAGCACCAACATAACAGTGCAGCTGTGGCTGCAGCCCAACAGGGTGGCTACGAGATCCCAGCCCGCCTGAGAACCCTGCACAACCTGGTGATCCAGTATGCCTCTCAGGGCAGGTACGAGGTGGCGGTGCCCCTCTGCAAGCAAGCTTTGGAGGACCTGGAAAAGACCTCTGGACATGACCATCCTGATGTGGCCACCATGCTTAACATCTTGGCCTTGGTCTACAG GGATCAGAACAAATATAAAGAGGCAGCCCATCTGCTCAACGATGCACTATCCATCCGTGAGAAGACCCTGGGCAAAGACCATCCAGCC GTCGCTGCAACACTGAACAACTTGGCCGTGTTGTATGGAAAGAGAGGGAAGTACAAGGAGGCTGAGCCCCTGTGTAAGAGGGCTCTGGAGATCCGAGAGAAG GTCCTGGGGAAGGATCACCCAGACGTGGCCAAACAGCTGAACAACCTGGCCCTGCTGTGCCAGAACCAGGGCAAATATGAGGAAGTGGAGTATTACTACTGCCGTGCCCTGGAGATCTATGAGTGCAGGCTGGGCCCAGATGATCCCAATGTGGCCAAAACCAAGAACAACCTG gCATCCTGCTTCCTTAAACAGGGGAAATACAAGGAGGCTGAAATTCTGTACAAAGAGATTCTGACTCGTGCTCACGAGAAAGAGTTTGGATCTGTTGATG CTGAGAACAAACCCATCTGGATGCATGCAGAGGAAAGAGAGGAGATGAGCAAG GGCAAGCACAGAGACAACACTCCATACGGAGAGTACGGTGGCTGGTACAAGGCCTGCAAAGTCAACAG CCCTACAGTGAACACCACCCTGAGGAACCTGGGTGCCCTGTACCGCCGGCAGGGCAAGCTAGAGGCTGCTGAGACCCTGGAGGAGTGTGCCATGAGGTCCCGCAAGCAG AGCAACACA GGTATCGACCCCATCAACCAAACGCGTGTGGTGGAGATCCTGAAGGACACGGACGGGGATAGGCGGAGGAGCAGGGACAGCCTGGCCAGCGTTAAGTACGAGAGCGGCTCTGAGACGGGCGAGGAAGTGAGTATGGGCGTGGAGTGGAACGGG gatGGCAGTGGGGCCCTCCAGCGCAGCGGTTCTCTGGGAAAACTCAGAGAGGTTTTACGTCGCAGCAGTGAGATGCTGGTGAAGAAACTGCAGGGCAATGGACCACCTGAACCTCGCAATACCAA CATGAAGAGAGCTGCTTCTTTGAATTACCTGAACAAAACCAGCGATGACTCCTTCCAG ACCCGAGGAGGCAGTCATTTCAGGGAGAGCCGGGGCTTGAGCTCCAGCACTGTGGATCTCTACACTGGAAACTGA
- the klc1b gene encoding kinesin light chain 1b isoform X5, which produces MSTMVYPREEKLEKLSQEEIISNTKLVIQGLEALKNEHNSILHSLLETIKCLKKDEEANLVHEKSNLLRKSVEMIELGLGEAQVMMALSNHLNAVESEKQKLRAQVRRLCQENQWLRDELANTQQKLQKSEQSVAQLEEEKKHLEFMNQLKKYDEDVSPTQEEKDRETPKDSLDDLFPNDEEEHGQGMQHQHNSAAVAAAQQGGYEIPARLRTLHNLVIQYASQGRYEVAVPLCKQALEDLEKTSGHDHPDVATMLNILALVYRDQNKYKEAAHLLNDALSIREKTLGKDHPAVAATLNNLAVLYGKRGKYKEAEPLCKRALEIREKVLGKDHPDVAKQLNNLALLCQNQGKYEEVEYYYCRALEIYECRLGPDDPNVAKTKNNLASCFLKQGKYKEAEILYKEILTRAHEKEFGSVDAENKPIWMHAEEREEMSKGKHRDNTPYGEYGGWYKACKVNSPTVNTTLRNLGALYRRQGKLEAAETLEECAMRSRKQSNTGIDPINQTRVVEILKDTDGDRRRSRDSLASVKYESGSETGEEVSMGVEWNGA; this is translated from the exons ATGTCCACTATGGTGTATCCACGGGAAGAGAAGCTCGAGAAGCTTTCTCAGGAGGAGATCATCTCCAACACCAAGCTGGTGATCCAGGGTCTGGAGGCCCTGAAAAACGAGCACAACTCAATCCTCCACAGCCTACTGGAGACCATCAAGTGCCTAAAGAAGGATGAAGAGGCCAACCTGGTCCATGAGAAGTCCAATCTGCTCCGCAAGTCAGTGGAGATGATAGAACTGGGTCTGGGAGAAGCACAG GTGATGATGGCCCTGTCCAACCACCTGAACGCAGTGGAGTCCGAGAAGCAGAAGCTGCGTGCACAGGTGAGGAGGCTTTGCCAGGAAAACCAGTGGCTGCGTGACGAGCTGGCCAACACCCAGCAGAAGCTGCAGAAGAGTGAGCAGAGTGTGGcccagctggaggaggagaagaagcacCTGGAGTTCATGAACCAGCTCAAAAAATATGATGAAGATGTCTCACCAACT CAGgaggagaaagacagagaaacacCAAAGGATTCCCTGGACGACCTCTTCCCCAATGACGAGGAGGAGCATGGCCAAGGAA TGCAGCACCAACATAACAGTGCAGCTGTGGCTGCAGCCCAACAGGGTGGCTACGAGATCCCAGCCCGCCTGAGAACCCTGCACAACCTGGTGATCCAGTATGCCTCTCAGGGCAGGTACGAGGTGGCGGTGCCCCTCTGCAAGCAAGCTTTGGAGGACCTGGAAAAGACCTCTGGACATGACCATCCTGATGTGGCCACCATGCTTAACATCTTGGCCTTGGTCTACAG GGATCAGAACAAATATAAAGAGGCAGCCCATCTGCTCAACGATGCACTATCCATCCGTGAGAAGACCCTGGGCAAAGACCATCCAGCC GTCGCTGCAACACTGAACAACTTGGCCGTGTTGTATGGAAAGAGAGGGAAGTACAAGGAGGCTGAGCCCCTGTGTAAGAGGGCTCTGGAGATCCGAGAGAAG GTCCTGGGGAAGGATCACCCAGACGTGGCCAAACAGCTGAACAACCTGGCCCTGCTGTGCCAGAACCAGGGCAAATATGAGGAAGTGGAGTATTACTACTGCCGTGCCCTGGAGATCTATGAGTGCAGGCTGGGCCCAGATGATCCCAATGTGGCCAAAACCAAGAACAACCTG gCATCCTGCTTCCTTAAACAGGGGAAATACAAGGAGGCTGAAATTCTGTACAAAGAGATTCTGACTCGTGCTCACGAGAAAGAGTTTGGATCTGTTGATG CTGAGAACAAACCCATCTGGATGCATGCAGAGGAAAGAGAGGAGATGAGCAAG GGCAAGCACAGAGACAACACTCCATACGGAGAGTACGGTGGCTGGTACAAGGCCTGCAAAGTCAACAG CCCTACAGTGAACACCACCCTGAGGAACCTGGGTGCCCTGTACCGCCGGCAGGGCAAGCTAGAGGCTGCTGAGACCCTGGAGGAGTGTGCCATGAGGTCCCGCAAGCAG AGCAACACA GGTATCGACCCCATCAACCAAACGCGTGTGGTGGAGATCCTGAAGGACACGGACGGGGATAGGCGGAGGAGCAGGGACAGCCTGGCCAGCGTTAAGTACGAGAGCGGCTCTGAGACGGGCGAGGAAGTGAGTATGGGCGTGGAGTGGAACGGG GCCTAA
- the klc1b gene encoding kinesin light chain 1b isoform X4 yields MSTMVYPREEKLEKLSQEEIISNTKLVIQGLEALKNEHNSILHSLLETIKCLKKDEEANLVHEKSNLLRKSVEMIELGLGEAQVMMALSNHLNAVESEKQKLRAQVRRLCQENQWLRDELANTQQKLQKSEQSVAQLEEEKKHLEFMNQLKKYDEDVSPTEEKDRETPKDSLDDLFPNDEEEHGQGMQHQHNSAAVAAAQQGGYEIPARLRTLHNLVIQYASQGRYEVAVPLCKQALEDLEKTSGHDHPDVATMLNILALVYRDQNKYKEAAHLLNDALSIREKTLGKDHPAVAATLNNLAVLYGKRGKYKEAEPLCKRALEIREKVLGKDHPDVAKQLNNLALLCQNQGKYEEVEYYYCRALEIYECRLGPDDPNVAKTKNNLASCFLKQGKYKEAEILYKEILTRAHEKEFGSVDAENKPIWMHAEEREEMSKGKHRDNTPYGEYGGWYKACKVNSPTVNTTLRNLGALYRRQGKLEAAETLEECAMRSRKQGIDPINQTRVVEILKDTDGDRRRSRDSLASVKYESGSETGEEVSMGVEWNGDGSGALQRSGSLGKLREVLRRSSEMLVKKLQGNGPPEPRNTNMKRAASLNYLNKTSDDSFQTRGGSHFRESRGLSSSTVDLYTGN; encoded by the exons ATGTCCACTATGGTGTATCCACGGGAAGAGAAGCTCGAGAAGCTTTCTCAGGAGGAGATCATCTCCAACACCAAGCTGGTGATCCAGGGTCTGGAGGCCCTGAAAAACGAGCACAACTCAATCCTCCACAGCCTACTGGAGACCATCAAGTGCCTAAAGAAGGATGAAGAGGCCAACCTGGTCCATGAGAAGTCCAATCTGCTCCGCAAGTCAGTGGAGATGATAGAACTGGGTCTGGGAGAAGCACAG GTGATGATGGCCCTGTCCAACCACCTGAACGCAGTGGAGTCCGAGAAGCAGAAGCTGCGTGCACAGGTGAGGAGGCTTTGCCAGGAAAACCAGTGGCTGCGTGACGAGCTGGCCAACACCCAGCAGAAGCTGCAGAAGAGTGAGCAGAGTGTGGcccagctggaggaggagaagaagcacCTGGAGTTCATGAACCAGCTCAAAAAATATGATGAAGATGTCTCACCAACT gaggagaaagacagagaaacacCAAAGGATTCCCTGGACGACCTCTTCCCCAATGACGAGGAGGAGCATGGCCAAGGAA TGCAGCACCAACATAACAGTGCAGCTGTGGCTGCAGCCCAACAGGGTGGCTACGAGATCCCAGCCCGCCTGAGAACCCTGCACAACCTGGTGATCCAGTATGCCTCTCAGGGCAGGTACGAGGTGGCGGTGCCCCTCTGCAAGCAAGCTTTGGAGGACCTGGAAAAGACCTCTGGACATGACCATCCTGATGTGGCCACCATGCTTAACATCTTGGCCTTGGTCTACAG GGATCAGAACAAATATAAAGAGGCAGCCCATCTGCTCAACGATGCACTATCCATCCGTGAGAAGACCCTGGGCAAAGACCATCCAGCC GTCGCTGCAACACTGAACAACTTGGCCGTGTTGTATGGAAAGAGAGGGAAGTACAAGGAGGCTGAGCCCCTGTGTAAGAGGGCTCTGGAGATCCGAGAGAAG GTCCTGGGGAAGGATCACCCAGACGTGGCCAAACAGCTGAACAACCTGGCCCTGCTGTGCCAGAACCAGGGCAAATATGAGGAAGTGGAGTATTACTACTGCCGTGCCCTGGAGATCTATGAGTGCAGGCTGGGCCCAGATGATCCCAATGTGGCCAAAACCAAGAACAACCTG gCATCCTGCTTCCTTAAACAGGGGAAATACAAGGAGGCTGAAATTCTGTACAAAGAGATTCTGACTCGTGCTCACGAGAAAGAGTTTGGATCTGTTGATG CTGAGAACAAACCCATCTGGATGCATGCAGAGGAAAGAGAGGAGATGAGCAAG GGCAAGCACAGAGACAACACTCCATACGGAGAGTACGGTGGCTGGTACAAGGCCTGCAAAGTCAACAG CCCTACAGTGAACACCACCCTGAGGAACCTGGGTGCCCTGTACCGCCGGCAGGGCAAGCTAGAGGCTGCTGAGACCCTGGAGGAGTGTGCCATGAGGTCCCGCAAGCAG GGTATCGACCCCATCAACCAAACGCGTGTGGTGGAGATCCTGAAGGACACGGACGGGGATAGGCGGAGGAGCAGGGACAGCCTGGCCAGCGTTAAGTACGAGAGCGGCTCTGAGACGGGCGAGGAAGTGAGTATGGGCGTGGAGTGGAACGGG gatGGCAGTGGGGCCCTCCAGCGCAGCGGTTCTCTGGGAAAACTCAGAGAGGTTTTACGTCGCAGCAGTGAGATGCTGGTGAAGAAACTGCAGGGCAATGGACCACCTGAACCTCGCAATACCAA CATGAAGAGAGCTGCTTCTTTGAATTACCTGAACAAAACCAGCGATGACTCCTTCCAG ACCCGAGGAGGCAGTCATTTCAGGGAGAGCCGGGGCTTGAGCTCCAGCACTGTGGATCTCTACACTGGAAACTGA